From Phyllopteryx taeniolatus isolate TA_2022b chromosome 18, UOR_Ptae_1.2, whole genome shotgun sequence, the proteins below share one genomic window:
- the LOC133467887 gene encoding single-minded homolog 1-like isoform X2: MKEKSKTAARTRREKENSEFYELAKMLPLPSAITSQLDKASIIRLTTSYLKMRIVFPQGLGEAWGHTNRTRPLDNLGRELGSHLLQTLDGFIFVVAPDGKIMYISETASVHLGLSQVELTGNSIYEYVHPADHDEMTAVLTPHQPYHSHFVQEYEVERSFFLRMKCVLAKRNAGLTSGGYKVIHCSGYLKIRQYSLDMAPFEGCYQNVGLVAVGHSLPPSAVTEIKLHSNMFMFRASLDMKLIFLDSRVAELTGYEPQDLIEKTLYHHVHSCDIFHLRCAHHLLLVKGQVTTKYYRFLAKHGGWVWVQSYATIVHNSRSSRPHCIVSVNYVLTDTEYKGMQLSLDQMSPTKPAFPYTDSLNEDRKSTKSRVTQSKAKARVSPYPQFSAFNPERSESDQDSQWGGSPLTEAASPQLLDPSEAAEASCAYRLYPDSGSLCYGLSLLEEDLAHAQTRPHASACDRVRCQSGRYFLGAPQSGREVWWDGTRSVLALPKPSGDNSEGYEITSYHAAFHGRGHWDEDSIMSSPDGGGSTSDSGERYHGDQFQASPREPSKMETLIRATQQMIKEEESRLQQHKPPLDVAKTHSPCFNASLPHHSQISMPSVVCRGPGAPSIELPSERLHHRIKVPGPLDNDENTTSPGSLSRLSSPSSDVIPRSGLPLTKDYMHTDLSPHPSQPQGSPLVYPSQERQPLDRQAAYALTGYSLEHLYDPESLKSYSGLACAGVQYDVASHMRMQAEQMQAHKATSVIITNGS, encoded by the exons ATGAAGGAGAAGTCCAAAACGGCGGCAAGGACTAGACGGGAAAAGGAGAACAGTGAATTTTATGAACTGGCCAAAATGTTGCCTTTGCCGTCGGCCATTACGTCGCAGCTGGACAAAGCGTCCATCATTCGGCTGACCACCAGCTACCTGAAGATGAGGATCGTCTTCCCGCAGG GTTTGGGTGAAGCTTGGGGTCATACAAATCGAACGAGACCATTGGACAATCTTGGACGTGAGCTGGGCTCTCATCTACTGCAG ACATTGGATGGCTTTATATTCGTTGTTGCTCCAGATGggaaaataatgtacatttcagAGACAGCGTCGGTGCACTTAGGACTATCCcag GTAGAGTTGACCGGAAACAGTATTTATGAATATGTGCACCCGGCCGACCACGACGAGATGACAGCAGTGTTGACGCCACATCAGCCCTACCACTCACATTTTGTacaag AGTATGAAGTGGAGCGCTCTTTCTTTCTGAGAATGAAATGTGTGCTGGCCAAAAGAAACGCAGGCCTCACCAGTGGTGGATATAAG GTGATCCACTGCAGCGGCTACCTGAAGATCCGTCAGTACAGCTTGGACATGGCACCGTTCGAGGGCTGCTACCAGAACGTGGGCCTGGTGGCGGTGGGGCACTCTCTGCCCCCCAGCGCCGTCACCGAAATCAAACTGCACAGCAACATGTTTATGTTCAGGGCCAGTTTGGACATGAAGCTCATCTTCCTGGACTCCAG GGTTGCGGAGCTGACAGGTTATGAGCCGCAGGACCTGATTGAGAAAACTCTGTACCATCACGTGCACAGCTGTGACATCTTCCACCTCCGCTGTGCGCACCACCTCC TGCTGGTAAAGGGCCAAGTCACCACTAAGTATTACCGTTTCCTGGCCAAGCACGGCGGATGGGTGTGGGTgcagagttacgccaccatCGTCCACAACAGCAGGTCGTCAAGACCCCACTGCATAGTCAGCGTCAACTACGTCCTCAC GGACACAGAATACAAGGGAATGCAGCTGTCCCTGGACCAAATGAGCCCCACCAAGCCGGCTTTCCCTTATACTGACAGCCTCAACGAGGACAGGAAGAGCACAAAGTCACGTGTGACTCAGTCAAAGGCGAAAGCCAGAGTGTCGCCCTACCCGCAG TTTTCAGCATTTAATCCAGAGCGTTCTGAGTCAGACCAAGACAGTCAATGGGGAGGGAGCCCCCTGACGGAGGCGGCCTCGCCTCAGTTGTTGGATCCGAGCGAGGCCGCCGAGGCATCGTGCGCCTACCGACTGTATCCGGATTCGGGATCCCTGTGCTACGGCCTGAGTCTACTGGAAGAGGACCTCGCTCACGCCCAGACCCGTCCTCACGCGTCCGCCTGCGATCGGGTTCGATGTCAAAGCGGACGCTACTTCCTGGGAGCACCCCAGTCAGGGAGAGAGGTGTGGTGGGATGGCACTCGCTCTGTGTTGGCCCTTCCGAAACCATCTGGGGACAACAGCGAGGGCTACGAAATCACGTCCTACCACGCAGCCTTTCACG GACGAGGCCACTGGGATGAAGACAGCATCATGAGTTCACCGGATGGCGGCGGGTCCACCAGTGACTCCGGTGAGCGGTACCACGGGGACCAATTTCAGGCGAGTCCTCGAGAGCCCAGTAAAATGGAGACCCTAATTCGTGCCACGCAGCAGAtgatcaaagaggaagagagcCGTCTGCAGCAGCACAAACCGCCGCTCGACGTCGCTAAGACTCACAGTCCGTGTTTCAACGCGTCCCTACCCCACCACTCGCAGATCAGCATGCCCAGCGTGGTGTGCCGAGGCCCTGGAGCCCCGAGCATTGAGCTCCCTTCTGAGCGCCTCCATCACCGCATAAAAGTGCCCGGTCCTCTGGACAACGACGAAAACACAACTAGTCCTGGTTCCCTCTCTCGCCTCAGCAGCCCCAGCTCTGACGTTATCCCCAGGTCCGGTCTTCCCCTCACCAAAGACTACATGCATACGGATCTGTCCCCTCATCCGTCACAACCTCAAGGGAGCCCTCTGGTCTATCCATCCCAGGAGAGGCAGCCTCTGGACAGGCAAGCAGCCTATGCATTGACTGGGTACTCCTTGGAACACCTGTACGACCCGGAGAGCTTAAAGAGTTACTCCGGACTGGCCTGTGCAGGAGTCCAGTACGACGTGGCGTCCCACATGAGGATGCAGGCCGAGCAGATGCAGGCACACAAGGCCACGTCTGTGATTATAACAAACGGGAGCTGA
- the LOC133467887 gene encoding single-minded homolog 1-like isoform X1, with protein sequence MKEKSKTAARTRREKENSEFYELAKMLPLPSAITSQLDKASIIRLTTSYLKMRIVFPQGLGEAWGHTNRTRPLDNLGRELGSHLLQTLDGFIFVVAPDGKIMYISETASVHLGLSQVELTGNSIYEYVHPADHDEMTAVLTPHQPYHSHFVQEYEVERSFFLRMKCVLAKRNAGLTSGGYKVIHCSGYLKIRQYSLDMAPFEGCYQNVGLVAVGHSLPPSAVTEIKLHSNMFMFRASLDMKLIFLDSRVAELTGYEPQDLIEKTLYHHVHSCDIFHLRCAHHLLLVKGQVTTKYYRFLAKHGGWVWVQSYATIVHNSRSSRPHCIVSVNYVLTDTEYKGMQLSLDQMSPTKPAFPYTDSLNEDRKSTKSRVTQSKAKARVSPYPQQFSAFNPERSESDQDSQWGGSPLTEAASPQLLDPSEAAEASCAYRLYPDSGSLCYGLSLLEEDLAHAQTRPHASACDRVRCQSGRYFLGAPQSGREVWWDGTRSVLALPKPSGDNSEGYEITSYHAAFHGRGHWDEDSIMSSPDGGGSTSDSGERYHGDQFQASPREPSKMETLIRATQQMIKEEESRLQQHKPPLDVAKTHSPCFNASLPHHSQISMPSVVCRGPGAPSIELPSERLHHRIKVPGPLDNDENTTSPGSLSRLSSPSSDVIPRSGLPLTKDYMHTDLSPHPSQPQGSPLVYPSQERQPLDRQAAYALTGYSLEHLYDPESLKSYSGLACAGVQYDVASHMRMQAEQMQAHKATSVIITNGS encoded by the exons ATGAAGGAGAAGTCCAAAACGGCGGCAAGGACTAGACGGGAAAAGGAGAACAGTGAATTTTATGAACTGGCCAAAATGTTGCCTTTGCCGTCGGCCATTACGTCGCAGCTGGACAAAGCGTCCATCATTCGGCTGACCACCAGCTACCTGAAGATGAGGATCGTCTTCCCGCAGG GTTTGGGTGAAGCTTGGGGTCATACAAATCGAACGAGACCATTGGACAATCTTGGACGTGAGCTGGGCTCTCATCTACTGCAG ACATTGGATGGCTTTATATTCGTTGTTGCTCCAGATGggaaaataatgtacatttcagAGACAGCGTCGGTGCACTTAGGACTATCCcag GTAGAGTTGACCGGAAACAGTATTTATGAATATGTGCACCCGGCCGACCACGACGAGATGACAGCAGTGTTGACGCCACATCAGCCCTACCACTCACATTTTGTacaag AGTATGAAGTGGAGCGCTCTTTCTTTCTGAGAATGAAATGTGTGCTGGCCAAAAGAAACGCAGGCCTCACCAGTGGTGGATATAAG GTGATCCACTGCAGCGGCTACCTGAAGATCCGTCAGTACAGCTTGGACATGGCACCGTTCGAGGGCTGCTACCAGAACGTGGGCCTGGTGGCGGTGGGGCACTCTCTGCCCCCCAGCGCCGTCACCGAAATCAAACTGCACAGCAACATGTTTATGTTCAGGGCCAGTTTGGACATGAAGCTCATCTTCCTGGACTCCAG GGTTGCGGAGCTGACAGGTTATGAGCCGCAGGACCTGATTGAGAAAACTCTGTACCATCACGTGCACAGCTGTGACATCTTCCACCTCCGCTGTGCGCACCACCTCC TGCTGGTAAAGGGCCAAGTCACCACTAAGTATTACCGTTTCCTGGCCAAGCACGGCGGATGGGTGTGGGTgcagagttacgccaccatCGTCCACAACAGCAGGTCGTCAAGACCCCACTGCATAGTCAGCGTCAACTACGTCCTCAC GGACACAGAATACAAGGGAATGCAGCTGTCCCTGGACCAAATGAGCCCCACCAAGCCGGCTTTCCCTTATACTGACAGCCTCAACGAGGACAGGAAGAGCACAAAGTCACGTGTGACTCAGTCAAAGGCGAAAGCCAGAGTGTCGCCCTACCCGCAG CAGTTTTCAGCATTTAATCCAGAGCGTTCTGAGTCAGACCAAGACAGTCAATGGGGAGGGAGCCCCCTGACGGAGGCGGCCTCGCCTCAGTTGTTGGATCCGAGCGAGGCCGCCGAGGCATCGTGCGCCTACCGACTGTATCCGGATTCGGGATCCCTGTGCTACGGCCTGAGTCTACTGGAAGAGGACCTCGCTCACGCCCAGACCCGTCCTCACGCGTCCGCCTGCGATCGGGTTCGATGTCAAAGCGGACGCTACTTCCTGGGAGCACCCCAGTCAGGGAGAGAGGTGTGGTGGGATGGCACTCGCTCTGTGTTGGCCCTTCCGAAACCATCTGGGGACAACAGCGAGGGCTACGAAATCACGTCCTACCACGCAGCCTTTCACG GACGAGGCCACTGGGATGAAGACAGCATCATGAGTTCACCGGATGGCGGCGGGTCCACCAGTGACTCCGGTGAGCGGTACCACGGGGACCAATTTCAGGCGAGTCCTCGAGAGCCCAGTAAAATGGAGACCCTAATTCGTGCCACGCAGCAGAtgatcaaagaggaagagagcCGTCTGCAGCAGCACAAACCGCCGCTCGACGTCGCTAAGACTCACAGTCCGTGTTTCAACGCGTCCCTACCCCACCACTCGCAGATCAGCATGCCCAGCGTGGTGTGCCGAGGCCCTGGAGCCCCGAGCATTGAGCTCCCTTCTGAGCGCCTCCATCACCGCATAAAAGTGCCCGGTCCTCTGGACAACGACGAAAACACAACTAGTCCTGGTTCCCTCTCTCGCCTCAGCAGCCCCAGCTCTGACGTTATCCCCAGGTCCGGTCTTCCCCTCACCAAAGACTACATGCATACGGATCTGTCCCCTCATCCGTCACAACCTCAAGGGAGCCCTCTGGTCTATCCATCCCAGGAGAGGCAGCCTCTGGACAGGCAAGCAGCCTATGCATTGACTGGGTACTCCTTGGAACACCTGTACGACCCGGAGAGCTTAAAGAGTTACTCCGGACTGGCCTGTGCAGGAGTCCAGTACGACGTGGCGTCCCACATGAGGATGCAGGCCGAGCAGATGCAGGCACACAAGGCCACGTCTGTGATTATAACAAACGGGAGCTGA